The following DNA comes from Erythrolamprus reginae isolate rEryReg1 chromosome 8, rEryReg1.hap1, whole genome shotgun sequence.
GGAGGAGAACAGGCACGCTGCCCACCCCCCACCCTGGGACCCTCTGGGAGCCCAATGGGGTCTCTTCCGCCCTAGACGGTGGGGGCACCATTGGtcacacgcccccccccccccggatggcCCGGCATCTCAGAACCAGAGAGGTGAGCGAGAAAGGGAAGccacccgccccccccccccgccggtggagttccagcccagccccccccccccccccagggccagTGCAGGATTCTTCCTCCGCCCCATTTCCACTCATGCGCTTCCACGCCGTGGCTGACCAAAGCACCGTCTACTCACTGTTCAGCAGACTCTCGGGCCCTGTCTGGGTGTCCAGGTTGGGCTGGTTCTGTTGGTTGTAGAACCGCAGCAGGCACTGCTGGTTGCAGAAATGCTTGATTTGGCCTCGCCAGTGGACCGTCTCCAGCAACTTCCCCTGCCGCTTGCAAGCGTGGCACCGAGCTGCCTACCGGGCACCAGAGGGAGGGGCAGCATTAGGCCAGGGGCCTCGTCCCCCCACTCCCAGATGGATTCCCCCTTCAAAGCCAGGCTCCTGCCGTGaggccctggctgggctgagaTGCTAACTGGGGGGCTTCCAAGGACAGGCTGCCCCGACTCTGCCCGAGGCCCCCAGCCACACCAGTCCAGCTGTGGAGAGGCAGCAGCCCAGCCTAGGGCAGAGCGAGGGGTGTGTGGGTGTCACATCTACCAGTTCAGAGGCCCATAGAAGGGGGAGATTGCAAGGACTGAGCGGTGCCTTAAGTCCGTGGCCCCATATCCGCCTGCTTGGGGCAGTTCTGAGGGTCACGGAAGGGCACTAGCAAGCCAGCCACCAGCAGCccctcagggtgtccagggggaaaagcattttgaaattcccggACATTTCTCTGTAACCCGTGATCTAGTTAAGGCCCGGTCGTAGGTGACGCCATACCAAACGGctgagccatggagaaatatcggcagCCGAGTGGTCACAGTTAGGCTCatgtttgcttgactctgccaggcaggctgtgacttttaaacattttaatacagtttgttcccccccccccctgatttattctgtttttttcattaATTCGCTGATATTTCCTAAACCGCTGATTTTCCGGTTAATTCCCTGGTTTCCCTAGTTTCGAAGTCTGCTGGACACCCTGGTCCTGAAAGGGGGCCGGAGAGGAGCTGCCGATGGTGACCACCCAAAGGGGGGCAGGGGCCTATTCTAACCCACCTCAGAAGGGACGGGGAGTCAGCAACTCAGCAGCCTCCCCCTGGGACTCCTCCCAGggccagatcccccccccccccgggatcaAACACCTCCTGGGGGGGTTCCAGCCAGGGGGCACTCTCTCCTCCCAAGAGGCCTGCATGGCTTCTCGGCCCACTTGGTGCTCGTCCTGGCGCCCCCCTCCCCCGCAGAGAAGGCCGCCGCTGACCTTGTGGTACCAGAGCAGGTATTTGGCCTTGCAGTCGTCGCTGCAGAAGTCCCAGGTGCTGCCCTCCAGCTGCTCGGTGACCGCTCGCTGGCAGGTCTGGGAGCAGTAGGTGCAGGTGACGCAGCAGAGGCCGAGCTTCTTGGTGAAGTCCTGTTTGTAAAGAAGCACACACCCTGCGGAGAGACAAGACGGGTGAAGGCCTCCCGGGGGGCGGGGGAGGCCACGGGAGCCCACGGCAGGCAGCCACGCACGAGACACGCACACAAGCACACACGAGACGCAGCCCTTCCTGCACTGGCCCCGGGCGGGGGTCCCCGTCGCTCACCTCTCTGGTCCCAAGGCCCAGGCGGCCTGCGAGCCCCTGCCCACCGCATGCACCGGCCGAGCCCCCCGCCCGGGTACCTTCGCTGCAAAAGTTCTTCTCCACCCCCGAGAAGCGGATGCGCTCGTGCAGCAGCTTCTCCTGTTTGCAGTGTTCGCACTGGGAGACCACCCCCCGCAGCCGCTTGAAGTCCTCGCAGCAGTCGCGGCAGCAGAACTGGTAGACCTTCTCCTGCCAGAGAGCGGAGGCCACGCGGGCGTCAGGCGGGCACGCACGGGGGCCCTCCCCACCCCTGGGGGAAGGCCCCCCCTCACCTGCCAATCCAGGATCTCTGGCTTCCCAGTGAAGAGGTTGTGGCAGGAGTGGCAGGTCAGGTGGATCCCACCTTCTGGGCTGGAGCGCTGCATGGTGAGGGAAGGGGACAGGGTCAGAAGGGGGCAAGGACCCTGCCCACCTTGCTGTGGCCCCTCCCGGCCCCCGGCTTGCCTCCCTGCCCACCTCCAGGCTCAGTTTGCACTCACCCCCCCCTCGGatacccctcccctcctgcccacccccagCGCTCCCCTCCCCCGGGACCAGGAAGGCCCCCCCTCCAGCTGGCCCccctgtgctgctgctgctgctgtggggagggggggcagcccAAGACCAACTTTCTGCGAGTGGAATAAATTATGCAAGTCACACAGGTGGTTAATTTCACTGATTTATTGGGTAGCAGACACAAACTCTCTTTGCCAtcagcagaagcaaaaacagaTTCATTTCAGACAATGACACCAGCACCCCCCCCACGAGAGATCCAACATCATAGAGAAAGGTCCGTAAGCTACGAATGAGATGTGCAGCCTGcccccccacgccccccccccaGTCATTGGCTTCTGAGATGTCGGCAGGATCCCGAATGTCTCCACTCGGAGAGGAAGATTCACTCATGCAAAGGCTGCAACGGAGAGCgacggccgggggggggggccgggGGGCGGAAAAGAGGGGCCCAGccaatggggagggagggaggaggcgggCACAGCGAGAGGGGccaccctcacacacacacacacacagcctggGAGTGGCCCCGAAGGAGGCCCTTCCCCAGGCAGCACCAGAATTCGAGAAGGCAAATCCACCCACAGGCAGAGCATCCACAGGTGATCCACTCGGGCGACccaggcaggaagagggagggcaggtggcgtaagaaaggggggggggcgcgcaAAGAGCGAGGAGGGGGGCCCCTACACCTTCTGAGTCCCGGGCGCTGCCTTCCCTACTCAGAGCTGtctgggggagggggcagggggggcgCAGGAGCCTTTTTCCTTTCCCTGCCAGAGAGGTGGGAGTGGAGCAGCAGGGCCCCTCCGGAGGCCTGGGGGGCTGCTGGGCCCGGTCCCGTCACTGTGAGGGTGGGGGGGCCTCCGCATGTACCTGGAATTTGGTCCAGCAGCTGGGGCTGCAGAACTCGTAGACCACCTGCTGGTTCTGGTTGTAGTAGCAGGGCTCCGAGAGGCTCTTCCGGCAGAAGCTGCATGGGCGGGTGGGCCCtgcggagaggaggaggaagaggaggggggcgcGTGGCAGGGCCGGTCCTCTCCTCCCCCCCGGGGCCCAGCGCCCGCACCCCCCGGCCCGGGTACCTGTCAGTCCGGCCTGCTTGACCTTGTACGAAGTGGTGCAGCAGACGGAGCAGAAGAGGCCCTGCTTGCCGCTGGGGTCTTTGTGGCAGAGCATCTCGAAGTTCTTGCAGAGGGTCTTGCACCAGAGGCAGGGGTAGACCCGGGTGTGCTTCTGCAGGGGCCCAGAGCGAGGGGGGGCGGATGGGCAGGGCCgctcctgcccccctccccctccatcaACGCCCCCGCCTCACAGCCAGGCAGACGCAGGCAACcttcagcccccccaccccccaagagaGAGGGTGGCTGCCCCGGGCCTGCCCCACCCTTTCCCTCCCCACGGCCCCCGTACCTTCTTGTAGCCGTTGAGGCAGGCGGAGTTGCAGAAGCGCTTCTGCTGCCCCTCGTGGTGGAGGAACTCCAGCGGGGACCCCTTGTTGTACAGGTAGAGGCCGCAGCTGTCGCAGCAGTTGGTCTTCAGCCCTTTGGTGGCCCGGAACTTGGTGAAGCAGGCGTCGCTGCAGATGCGGTGCACCACGCTGCCGTTGCTCACCTCGTGCTGGATctggggggcgaggggggggaccCATCGCAGCCTCGccacaggacacacacacacgccccaacaccagggaggggaggggacactccCGGGACGGCCTTCCCtggccacagagagggctctcgGCCTACCTCTCCAGTCTTGTAGCACACGCTGCACCGGACAGAGTCCGAGGTCTCAGCCGCCGACTGGGCtggacgctgctgctgctgctgctgttgctgggcTTCGTAGAGCGAGAGGCAGACGGAGGAGCAGAACTCGTGGAAGGCGTTGTCCGAGCCGGTCTGGGCCACCACCGACTCCTTGCTGTTCCAAATCTCCCTGGAGGGAAGGAGGCCGTCCGTCAGGCCTGGGGAAGCAGGCGGGGGCCAGGAGGCTCTCCCAGGGTGCAGGGGGAGGGAGCAGGGAGGCCCTGGCGGAAGGCAGGggtggggaggtggggggggcacCTACTTTTTGCAGAAGGTGCAGCTCTTCCTGCTGAGGGGCCGCTTGGAGAAGGTGGTCAGGCAGGAGCTGGAGCAGAAGAGCTGGGGGAGGCCCTTGCGCTGGTAGGCCGTCTGGCCCTTCTGCAGCGGCGTGCGGCAGTTGGCGCAGTTCATCTTGGTGACGGTCGAGCGGGCCGCCCGCTGGGCCATCTGGTTGCGCAGCGACAGGCGGGTGGGGCGGCGGGTGCGGAAGGGGACAAAGTCTTCGTCGTTGGGGTCGTCCACCATGGCGTCCGAGTCCTCATCAGAGACGGGGACTGCGAggcgggagggaggagagggggcaaGGGCTCAGGGCCTCCCTCACGAAAGGGGAACTCCCCTAGAGCCCCCCCCCACGGACGGAGAGGCAGGACGGGCATTGAAACAGAAACAATGGACGCCTCTTGGGGCACCTGGGGTCCCTCCACTTAGGCATAAGGACATCTGGGAAGAATGAGGTTCTGTTTACATGTCACCATTCACGCAAATGTTTCCCCAAGTCCATTACTTTACATTTGGAACCATTAAacggcagtttccattgctttgaccacttctctagtaaagctaaatcatttcccATATTACAGACAAAATTCCAAGGATTTATTGAACTGTTGCGGGAGAGAAAAGACTCGGACCCAAGCTGCAGCACCAGCGGAGAGTCTGCCTCCGGCCTGCAgggtcagtctctctctctctctctcacgaaACTACTCTGGGCCTCTTTTTTCACGCTTGCTGTATTCCCCAGTTGACATGCTGGGCCAATGGGGAGCCCTCCTCCTGGCCCTCCCGCCCGGGTGGACTTACTGCTCTCTGAAGAGTTGACCGTTTCTGGCCGAGACACCTCTGCCCTCCTGGCTCGCTCGCTCCGCTTCTGCTCCTGGAAGACACCCAGGAATCACCCTGCAGCCCCCCCCAGGGaaggcgccccccccccaagccagcCGGTTCCCAGGCTCTGAGCTGGGAAGGGGGAGGTCCGAGCCCCAAAGGCAGCCCAGGCCCGAAGGAAGGGACCAAGGCCCAGCTTACCCTTCCAACAGGAGGTGCCGCCTCGGCTCCCTTCGCACCAGCCCCTTCCCCTGCAAGAGAAAGCAGGAGGAACCCAATGGGCACCCAAGACCCCCAAGGGGGCCCCCCTCCCGCTCCTGGGGACAAAACCACCTCCAGGGAGGGCGATGTGGGCAAAAGGAGGGGGGCTCAGCggggctttttcaagaggcagctgggctTGGAAGACGCTTCCCTCCTCACCCGCTCACGGAGGAGAAACTCCAGCCACCTCTCGAAGCACCTTTGGGCAAGGATGACCAGGACCCTCCCCAGATGAAGGAGGGGGCTTCAGAAGGGGCCCAGGGCTCAGAGAAGGAAGCGGGAGGGTCTCTGGACCTGGTCAGCAAAGCAGGAAGAGCCACCCGGCCAGGCGGCAGGGAAAGCAACCGCGGTAAGTCTGGCAGAAGGCCGACCCACCTGCGAGGGAGGGCGGGGTCCCCGCTTTTGCCGCTTCACTGGGGCCACCCTCTTCCTTGGCTGCCCTCAGGCTGCCCTCAGCCACTTCCAGCGGGGGCAGCCCAGGCTCAGGAAGGCTGTTGGGCGGgggcttctcttcctcctccgcgGCCGCCGCAGGGTCCTCCTTGGACTGGAGGGAGCTCTTCTTGGGGGATTTCAAGCGGGACCTCTTGGCCAGCCGTGGGGCCGCTGGGGGGCTGCCGGGCGAAAGGGCGGCTTCTTGGGGAGGGGGCAGGCTGCCCACCTCCACCACCTCCGGGTCCTCCTTGGTGGAGCTGTCTGGGGGGCTCTCCTGCTCCATGGCTGCCTGGGGCGCCCCCTCCTCCTGCAAAGCCTCGACACTCAGGCGCTCAGTCCCCTGCCCAGGGGGGGCTTCCGTCCCGTTCTCCTGGTCCCCTCCTCCTTTGCTCAGGCTGCCCAGAAGGCCTGGCTTCTCCAGAACAGCCACACTGCTGGGCTTACTGGGGGCCGAGCTGTTGGACTTGCTCAGGGTGGACAGGTCAGCCGCTTTCCCCACGCCCAACTCCAAGCTCCCGTCGGGCGCTGCTTGCTTGGACACCTCCCACTCCATCTCTTGGGACTGGGCCGCCGCTGCTTGTGGGACGGAGGCCGTTTGGGAGGCCAGCAGGTCCTCTCCGAACTCCAGGCCCACCGGGAGGTCTCCCACCAGGGGCTTATTGTGCAGAGTCAGGGGCCCCAAAGAGGCAGGGAATCCACTGGGATCCATTCAGAGAGGCCGAGCAActgagagggaagggaaaggaaagcggTCAGTCCTCCTTCACTGGCCTACAAATCAGCTGTGGTCAGAGCAAAAAGATGCCTCCCAAAAACCTATTTCATGGAGACACCCCTCCCCCGGTCTTTAACGGATGCCGAACCCCAACTGATCTGAAACAGCCTGATCGAAATTATTACCCACTACGAAGCAACAGATCCATGACAAAAACAGTCACAGGCCGATTCACGCACACACACAGCGCTCACTTTGGGAAAAGTAAAGCTGGGACCAATACGGAGGGTcagttggaaaaaaattaaaaatgctttGTGTTCATATGAGACATTTAATTGAAGTATTAACCTATTTTGTCAGGCTCACCATGTACTGGACTGCAAACCCATCAGAACTAAAACCAATGTTAAGCCCAACTAAGTTTAATGTGTTGC
Coding sequences within:
- the ZMYM3 gene encoding zinc finger MYM-type protein 3 isoform X1, translating into MDPSGFPASLGPLTLHNKPLVGDLPVGLEFGEDLLASQTASVPQAAAAQSQEMEWEVSKQAAPDGSLELGVGKAADLSTLSKSNSSAPSKPSSVAVLEKPGLLGSLSKGGGDQENGTEAPPGQGTERLSVEALQEEGAPQAAMEQESPPDSSTKEDPEVVEVGSLPPPQEAALSPGSPPAAPRLAKRSRLKSPKKSSLQSKEDPAAAAEEEEKPPPNSLPEPGLPPLEVAEGSLRAAKEEGGPSEAAKAGTPPSLAGEGAGAKGAEAAPPVGREQKRSERARRAEVSRPETVNSSESIPVSDEDSDAMVDDPNDEDFVPFRTRRPTRLSLRNQMAQRAARSTVTKMNCANCRTPLQKGQTAYQRKGLPQLFCSSSCLTTFSKRPLSRKSCTFCKKEIWNSKESVVAQTGSDNAFHEFCSSVCLSLYEAQQQQQQQQRPAQSAAETSDSVRCSVCYKTGEIQHEVSNGSVVHRICSDACFTKFRATKGLKTNCCDSCGLYLYNKGSPLEFLHHEGQQKRFCNSACLNGYKKKHTRVYPCLWCKTLCKNFEMLCHKDPSGKQGLFCSVCCTTSYKVKQAGLTGPTRPCSFCRKSLSEPCYYNQNQQVVYEFCSPSCWTKFQRSSPEGGIHLTCHSCHNLFTGKPEILDWQEKVYQFCCRDCCEDFKRLRGVVSQCEHCKQEKLLHERIRFSGVEKNFCSEGCVLLYKQDFTKKLGLCCVTCTYCSQTCQRAVTEQLEGSTWDFCSDDCKAKYLLWYHKAARCHACKRQGKLLETVHWRGQIKHFCNQQCLLRFYNQQNQPNLDTQTGPESLLNSQGPEPKQPSTTAQKAESSPEPTKAVPTSPAPAAAPQPTQPVTPRKNKAVMCKPLMQDQEISCQTETMSEGCQTDDWNPQLVVLPVPVPVFVPMPMNMYCQKVPVPFSMPVPVPVPMFLPTTLESTEKIVETIEELKVKIPSNPLEADILAMAEMIAEAEELDKASSDLCDLVSNQSTEGLLEDCDLFGPARDDVLAMAVKMANVLDEPGQDLEADFPKNPLDLNPSVDFLFDCSLVAPEDVAADPDLPRSIRKGQKRLVLSESCSRDSVSSQPSGSALNSSYGVNAWKSWVQAKYAGAKTSKGDELRFGPKPMRIKEDILSCTAAELNYGLAQFVQEITRPNGEHYEPDSIYYLCLGIQQYLLENNRMVNIFTDLYYLTFVQELNKLLNGWQPPVLPNSTVFSRVEEEHLWEGKQLGVYSPFVLLNTLMFFNTKYFGLQTAEEHMRLSFTNVVRQSRKCTTARGLAKVVTIRYYAPMRHRKGRDSSFGKRRREEEVPALEQRENRLNPLRCPVKFYEFYLSKCPESLRSRNDVFYLQPERSCIAESPLWYSVIPMDKSMLESMLNRILAVREIYEEHSRGVGGLDDDMD
- the ZMYM3 gene encoding zinc finger MYM-type protein 3 isoform X2, whose protein sequence is MDPSGFPASLGPLTLHNKPLVGDLPVGLEFGEDLLASQTASVPQAAAAQSQEMEWEVSKQAAPDGSLELGVGKAADLSTLSKSNSSAPSKPSSVAVLEKPGLLGSLSKGGGDQENGTEAPPGQGTERLSVEALQEEGAPQAAMEQESPPDSSTKEDPEVVEVGSLPPPQEAALSPGSPPAAPRLAKRSRLKSPKKSSLQSKEDPAAAAEEEEKPPPNSLPEPGLPPLEVAEGSLRAAKEEGGPSEAAKAGTPPSLAGEGAGAKGAEAAPPVGRKRSERARRAEVSRPETVNSSESIPVSDEDSDAMVDDPNDEDFVPFRTRRPTRLSLRNQMAQRAARSTVTKMNCANCRTPLQKGQTAYQRKGLPQLFCSSSCLTTFSKRPLSRKSCTFCKKEIWNSKESVVAQTGSDNAFHEFCSSVCLSLYEAQQQQQQQQRPAQSAAETSDSVRCSVCYKTGEIQHEVSNGSVVHRICSDACFTKFRATKGLKTNCCDSCGLYLYNKGSPLEFLHHEGQQKRFCNSACLNGYKKKHTRVYPCLWCKTLCKNFEMLCHKDPSGKQGLFCSVCCTTSYKVKQAGLTGPTRPCSFCRKSLSEPCYYNQNQQVVYEFCSPSCWTKFQRSSPEGGIHLTCHSCHNLFTGKPEILDWQEKVYQFCCRDCCEDFKRLRGVVSQCEHCKQEKLLHERIRFSGVEKNFCSEGCVLLYKQDFTKKLGLCCVTCTYCSQTCQRAVTEQLEGSTWDFCSDDCKAKYLLWYHKAARCHACKRQGKLLETVHWRGQIKHFCNQQCLLRFYNQQNQPNLDTQTGPESLLNSQGPEPKQPSTTAQKAESSPEPTKAVPTSPAPAAAPQPTQPVTPRKNKAVMCKPLMQDQEISCQTETMSEGCQTDDWNPQLVVLPVPVPVFVPMPMNMYCQKVPVPFSMPVPVPVPMFLPTTLESTEKIVETIEELKVKIPSNPLEADILAMAEMIAEAEELDKASSDLCDLVSNQSTEGLLEDCDLFGPARDDVLAMAVKMANVLDEPGQDLEADFPKNPLDLNPSVDFLFDCSLVAPEDVAADPDLPRSIRKGQKRLVLSESCSRDSVSSQPSGSALNSSYGVNAWKSWVQAKYAGAKTSKGDELRFGPKPMRIKEDILSCTAAELNYGLAQFVQEITRPNGEHYEPDSIYYLCLGIQQYLLENNRMVNIFTDLYYLTFVQELNKLLNGWQPPVLPNSTVFSRVEEEHLWEGKQLGVYSPFVLLNTLMFFNTKYFGLQTAEEHMRLSFTNVVRQSRKCTTARGLAKVVTIRYYAPMRHRKGRDSSFGKRRREEEVPALEQRENRLNPLRCPVKFYEFYLSKCPESLRSRNDVFYLQPERSCIAESPLWYSVIPMDKSMLESMLNRILAVREIYEEHSRGVGGLDDDMD
- the ZMYM3 gene encoding zinc finger MYM-type protein 3 isoform X3 produces the protein MDPSGFPASLGPLTLHNKPLVGDLPVGLEFGEDLLASQTASVPQAAAAQSQEMEWEVSKQAAPDGSLELGVGKAADLSTLSKSNSSAPSKPSSVAVLEKPGLLGSLSKGGGDQENGTEAPPGQGTERLSVEALQEEGAPQAAMEQESPPDSSTKEDPEVVEVGSLPPPQEAALSPGSPPAAPRLAKRSRLKSPKKSSLQSKEDPAAAAEEEEKPPPNSLPEPGLPPLEVAEGSLRAAKEEGGPSEAAKAGTPPSLAGEGAGAKGAEAAPPVGREQKRSERARRAEVSRPETVNSSESIPVSDEDSDAMVDDPNDEDFVPFRTRRPTRLSLRNQMAQRAARSTVTKMNCANCRTPLQKGQTAYQRKGLPQLFCSSSCLTTFSKRPLSRKSCTFCKKEIWNSKESVVAQTGSDNAFHEFCSSVCLSLYEAQQQQQQQQRPAQSAAETSDSVRCSVCYKTGEIQHEVSNGSVVHRICSDACFTKFRATKGLKTNCCDSCGLYLYNKGSPLEFLHHEGQQKRFCNSACLNGYKKKHTRVYPCLWCKTLCKNFEMLCHKDPSGKQGLFCSVCCTTSYKVKQAGLTGPTRPCSFCRKSLSEPCYYNQNQQVVYEFCSPSCWTKFQRSSPEGGIHLTCHSCHNLFTGKPEILDWQEKVYQFCCRDCCEDFKRLRGVVSQCEHCKQEKLLHERIRFSGVEKNFCSEGQGPEPKQPSTTAQKAESSPEPTKAVPTSPAPAAAPQPTQPVTPRKNKAVMCKPLMQDQEISCQTETMSEGCQTDDWNPQLVVLPVPVPVFVPMPMNMYCQKVPVPFSMPVPVPVPMFLPTTLESTEKIVETIEELKVKIPSNPLEADILAMAEMIAEAEELDKASSDLCDLVSNQSTEGLLEDCDLFGPARDDVLAMAVKMANVLDEPGQDLEADFPKNPLDLNPSVDFLFDCSLVAPEDVAADPDLPRSIRKGQKRLVLSESCSRDSVSSQPSGSALNSSYGVNAWKSWVQAKYAGAKTSKGDELRFGPKPMRIKEDILSCTAAELNYGLAQFVQEITRPNGEHYEPDSIYYLCLGIQQYLLENNRMVNIFTDLYYLTFVQELNKLLNGWQPPVLPNSTVFSRVEEEHLWEGKQLGVYSPFVLLNTLMFFNTKYFGLQTAEEHMRLSFTNVVRQSRKCTTARGLAKVVTIRYYAPMRHRKGRDSSFGKRRREEEVPALEQRENRLNPLRCPVKFYEFYLSKCPESLRSRNDVFYLQPERSCIAESPLWYSVIPMDKSMLESMLNRILAVREIYEEHSRGVGGLDDDMD